A single window of Pseudomonas lijiangensis DNA harbors:
- a CDS encoding DUF4153 domain-containing protein — MSVLKGTLPFYIAVGLLQAIIMVVAWESDKTPVFVAALVFGVNLQLLGSNFRQRGAWALAGLLALILAMVTEWALQRALRFSDENWIVCSVIVGYICSAFIQSWPSGNRLHLPYRTLFQHAWNDGLIVLLALLLAGLFWSLLQLCASLFHMIGIEVFKEVIKTRNFNIVSLCMVFSLGIRIGRQNDKVIGMLRGILLSLCRFLAPLAAFIVVLFTLALPFTGLESIWETGRATTILLCLVAANVFLANGVFQDGSQQHASPQWFKWLINASLLLLPVLAALACYSIWLRVEQYGLSPSRVIALLLVVIAALYSLAAFMAVLRSGPVWLGNLRFTNPCLALLACVMTVTIHTPWWNPEELSARNQLQRLMDGTTPPALFDADHLRNGLGKPGHRAFDRLMADLDHLPQSIDANAREVLKSRMHDALEASTNRYRVIPVPDQSLLWIGERVDGHEQFTNPRLGSDNCNRVQCIMWGVDLDSDGQNEVVRLIASDVWMTFFRRDADGRWKAAGRMYGPFHKGKDLADLIRAGKARLVEPRYRTLDIDGRLYTPVDNR, encoded by the coding sequence ATGTCCGTGCTCAAGGGAACCCTGCCGTTCTATATCGCTGTAGGCCTGTTGCAAGCCATCATCATGGTAGTTGCCTGGGAGTCTGATAAGACGCCTGTCTTTGTGGCAGCCCTGGTTTTCGGGGTCAATCTGCAATTGCTGGGTAGTAACTTCAGGCAGCGTGGTGCCTGGGCCTTGGCCGGTCTGTTGGCGCTGATACTGGCCATGGTGACTGAATGGGCCTTGCAAAGGGCGCTGAGATTCTCGGATGAGAACTGGATAGTCTGCTCAGTCATCGTGGGCTACATCTGCTCTGCTTTCATCCAGAGCTGGCCGTCGGGCAACCGCTTGCACCTGCCTTACCGGACCTTGTTCCAGCATGCCTGGAACGATGGCCTCATCGTACTGCTTGCTCTGCTGCTGGCGGGGCTGTTCTGGTCGTTGTTGCAGCTATGCGCCAGCCTGTTTCATATGATCGGCATCGAAGTGTTCAAAGAGGTCATCAAAACCCGGAATTTCAACATTGTCAGCCTGTGTATGGTGTTTTCGCTGGGCATACGCATAGGCCGTCAGAACGACAAAGTCATCGGCATGCTGCGTGGCATTCTGCTGAGTCTGTGCCGTTTTCTTGCACCGCTGGCAGCGTTTATCGTGGTCTTGTTCACGCTGGCTTTGCCGTTCACTGGCCTGGAGTCGATCTGGGAGACCGGTCGTGCCACCACGATATTGCTATGTCTGGTGGCCGCTAATGTATTTCTTGCCAACGGCGTGTTTCAGGATGGCAGCCAGCAACACGCTTCACCACAGTGGTTCAAGTGGCTGATCAATGCCAGCCTGCTGCTGTTGCCGGTGTTGGCCGCTCTGGCGTGTTATTCGATCTGGTTGCGTGTCGAACAATACGGGCTGTCTCCATCGCGGGTCATCGCCCTGCTGCTGGTGGTGATCGCTGCTCTATACAGTCTGGCAGCGTTTATGGCGGTCTTGAGGTCAGGACCTGTCTGGCTTGGCAATCTGCGGTTCACCAATCCCTGTCTGGCTCTGTTGGCCTGCGTGATGACGGTCACGATTCACACCCCCTGGTGGAACCCGGAAGAGTTGAGCGCTCGCAATCAGTTACAACGCCTGATGGATGGAACGACACCGCCCGCCCTGTTTGATGCCGATCACCTGCGCAACGGGTTGGGTAAGCCGGGGCACAGGGCATTCGACCGCCTGATGGCTGATCTTGATCACCTTCCGCAAAGCATCGATGCCAATGCCCGTGAAGTGCTCAAGTCACGGATGCATGACGCATTGGAAGCCTCTACAAATCGCTACAGGGTGATCCCTGTACCGGATCAAAGCCTGCTCTGGATCGGGGAGCGTGTTGATGGCCACGAACAGTTCACCAACCCCAGGCTGGGGAGCGACAACTGTAATCGGGTGCAATGCATTATGTGGGGTGTCGATCTGGATAGTGACGGGCAGAACGAGGTGGTGAGGCTGATTGCCTCCGACGTTTGGATGACTTTCTTCAGGCGTGATGCAGACGGCCGTTGGAAAGCGGCCGGGAGAATGTATGGCCCGTTTCATAAAGGTAAAGACCTGGCCGATCTGATTCGTGCGGGTAAAGCCAGGCTTGTCGAACCACGTTATCGAACCCTGGACATAGACGGTCGGTTATACACCCCCGTAGACAATCGATAG
- a CDS encoding Hsp70 family protein: protein MNDQSPARACGIDFGTSNSTVGWQRPDVEALIALEDDKITLPSVVFFNMEERRPVYGRLALHEYLEGYEGRLMRSLKSLLGSKLIKHDTSVLGTAMPFKDLLGLFIGELKKRAERTAGREFEQVVLGRPVHFVDDDAQADQEAEDTLAEVARKIGFKDVSFQYEPIAAAFDYESGINSEELVLIVDIGGGTSDFSLVRLSPERRTRDDRHEDILATGGVHIGGTDFDKQLSLQGVMPLFGYGSRMKSGAYMPTSHHMNLATWHTINAVYSQKSQLALGSMRYDIEDTGGIDRLFKLIEQRAGHWLAMEVEETKIQLTHAETRHVPMDRIESGLSVDLSRAMFESAIDAQLERVRDSVRKLLSDAGVAVEQVNTVFFTGGSSGIPALRNSVSAMLPNARHVEGNIFGSIGSGLAIEAKKRYG, encoded by the coding sequence ATGAATGACCAATCCCCGGCCCGTGCCTGCGGCATCGATTTCGGCACGTCCAATTCCACTGTCGGCTGGCAAAGACCTGACGTGGAAGCGTTGATTGCGCTGGAGGACGACAAGATCACTCTGCCGTCGGTGGTGTTCTTCAATATGGAAGAGCGCCGCCCGGTGTATGGCCGCCTGGCACTGCACGAGTACCTGGAAGGCTATGAAGGCCGCCTGATGCGCTCGCTCAAGAGCCTGCTGGGCTCCAAGCTGATCAAGCACGACACCAGCGTGCTGGGTACGGCCATGCCGTTCAAGGATTTGCTGGGGCTGTTCATCGGCGAGCTGAAAAAGCGTGCTGAACGCACCGCTGGCCGGGAGTTCGAGCAGGTTGTGCTGGGTCGTCCGGTGCATTTCGTCGATGACGACGCCCAGGCCGACCAGGAAGCCGAAGACACCCTGGCCGAAGTCGCCCGCAAGATCGGCTTCAAGGACGTGTCCTTCCAGTACGAGCCCATTGCGGCCGCCTTCGACTATGAATCCGGTATCAACAGCGAAGAGCTGGTGCTGATCGTCGACATCGGCGGTGGTACCTCAGACTTCTCGCTGGTGCGCCTGTCACCGGAGCGCCGCACCCGCGACGACCGTCACGAAGACATCCTGGCCACGGGCGGCGTGCATATCGGTGGTACCGACTTCGACAAGCAACTGAGCCTGCAAGGCGTGATGCCGTTGTTCGGTTATGGCAGCCGCATGAAAAGCGGTGCCTACATGCCGACCAGCCATCACATGAACCTGGCGACCTGGCACACCATCAACGCCGTGTACTCGCAGAAATCCCAACTGGCCCTGGGCAGCATGCGCTACGACATCGAAGACACCGGTGGCATCGACCGCCTGTTCAAGCTGATCGAACAGCGCGCCGGGCACTGGCTGGCGATGGAAGTGGAAGAAACCAAGATCCAGCTGACCCACGCCGAAACCCGCCACGTTCCCATGGACCGTATCGAAAGCGGCCTGAGCGTGGACTTGAGCCGTGCAATGTTCGAATCAGCCATCGACGCGCAGCTTGAACGTGTGCGTGACAGCGTGCGCAAACTGCTGAGCGATGCAGGCGTGGCTGTCGAGCAGGTTAACACGGTGTTCTTCACCGGAGGTTCAAGCGGAATTCCGGCACTGCGCAACAGCGTGTCGGCCATGCTCCCGAATGCCCGCCATGTGGAAGGCAATATCTTTGGGAGTATCGGGAGCGGGTTGGCGATTGAGGCCAAGAAGAGGTATGGGTGA
- a CDS encoding AI-2E family transporter — MPTFSARQVLLASWILVFGGLLLILPFKLLPSLLAGLLVYELVNMLTPRLQRLISGERARWLAVALLGTIIVSLLTLIFAGAISFVLHEAENPGASLDKFMVLVDRARGQLPPFIDAYLPASAAEFQVSLGQWLQKHIGELQMIGKGAAHMFVTMLIGMVLGAIIALQRISDVHTRKPLAAALFDRLGLLSRAFRNIVFAQIKISLLNTAFTSVFLAIVLPLWGIHLPLTKTLIIMTFLLGLLPVVGNLMSNTLIFIVGMSVSIWVAFAALTYLIVIHKVEYFLNARIVGGQINAKSWELLLAMLLFEAAFGLPGVVAGPIYYAYLKSELQKEGLV; from the coding sequence ATGCCAACGTTTTCTGCGCGTCAGGTGTTGTTAGCCAGCTGGATTCTGGTCTTTGGCGGTTTGCTGCTGATCCTGCCTTTCAAGCTCCTGCCAAGTCTGCTGGCCGGTCTGCTGGTCTACGAACTGGTCAACATGCTGACCCCAAGGCTGCAACGCCTGATTTCCGGCGAGCGTGCCCGCTGGCTGGCCGTGGCCTTGCTGGGGACCATCATTGTCAGTCTGCTGACCCTGATTTTCGCTGGCGCCATCAGTTTTGTACTGCATGAAGCCGAGAACCCCGGCGCGTCGCTGGACAAGTTCATGGTTCTGGTGGACCGCGCACGAGGGCAATTGCCGCCTTTCATCGATGCCTACCTGCCCGCCAGTGCAGCCGAGTTTCAGGTGTCCCTGGGCCAATGGCTGCAAAAGCATATCGGTGAGTTGCAGATGATCGGCAAGGGCGCGGCCCACATGTTCGTGACCATGCTGATCGGCATGGTGCTGGGCGCGATTATCGCCTTGCAGCGAATCTCGGACGTTCACACCCGCAAGCCCCTGGCCGCTGCGCTGTTCGACCGACTGGGCCTGCTGAGCCGTGCGTTTCGCAACATCGTCTTTGCCCAGATCAAGATCTCGCTGCTCAACACCGCTTTCACTTCGGTGTTCCTGGCGATTGTCCTGCCGTTGTGGGGCATTCACCTGCCGTTGACCAAGACCCTGATCATCATGACCTTCCTGCTCGGCCTGTTGCCAGTGGTGGGTAACCTGATGTCCAACACCCTGATCTTCATCGTCGGCATGTCGGTCTCGATCTGGGTGGCCTTCGCGGCGTTGACCTACCTGATCGTGATCCACAAGGTCGAATACTTCCTCAATGCTCGGATCGTCGGCGGGCAGATCAATGCCAAGTCCTGGGAACTGCTGCTGGCCATGCTCCTGTTCGAAGCAGCCTTCGGCCTGCCGGGCGTGGTGGCAGGGCCGATTTATTATGCGTATCTCAAGAGCGAGCTACAGAAGGAAGGGTTGGTTTAG
- a CDS encoding PsiF family protein codes for MKTLGISLLLVGLMVSAQGFAATEQQNKMTSCNADASAKSLKGDERKAFMSTCLKAAPAPAQTQQEKMKTCNATATTQALKGDARKSFMSDCLKKK; via the coding sequence ATGAAGACGCTCGGTATTTCTTTGTTGCTCGTTGGTCTGATGGTATCCGCCCAAGGTTTTGCCGCCACGGAGCAGCAGAACAAAATGACTTCCTGCAATGCTGACGCCAGTGCCAAATCGCTCAAGGGCGATGAGCGCAAGGCATTCATGAGTACCTGCCTGAAAGCGGCACCGGCTCCGGCGCAAACCCAGCAGGAAAAAATGAAGACCTGCAACGCCACAGCCACCACCCAGGCCCTCAAGGGCGATGCTCGCAAGAGCTTCATGAGCGATTGTCTCAAGAAGAAATAA
- a CDS encoding DMT family transporter: MQYAFPLLTILIWAANTVITKASSLVIFPSEIGFYRWLLAGLLFTPFMLRPVWKNRARIKPVLGKIVILGVLGMAVYQSLAYFAAGMTTATNMGIIQSLVPMMALGLSIACLGNRLTFGALLGAVLSFAGVVVVVSAGNLSALVEQGINRGDAMVLVAAAAYAVYSTLLKKWQLCLPPLQLLYLQILVAIIVLFPLFILSPRTGLNMSNIPMVLYAAIPTSMLAPWLWMTSIMRLGPSRTTLFFNLMPIATALIAAAFLGERLALYHLAGGALTLCGVILAERWKTPLRQTT; this comes from the coding sequence ATGCAATACGCCTTTCCTCTGCTGACCATCCTGATCTGGGCAGCCAACACCGTGATTACCAAGGCTTCATCGCTGGTGATCTTCCCTTCCGAAATCGGTTTCTATCGCTGGTTGCTGGCGGGCCTGCTGTTTACGCCCTTCATGCTGAGACCCGTGTGGAAGAACCGGGCGCGGATCAAGCCGGTGCTGGGCAAGATCGTCATTCTGGGCGTGCTGGGCATGGCGGTGTATCAGAGCCTGGCGTATTTCGCCGCCGGCATGACCACGGCCACCAACATGGGGATCATTCAATCCCTGGTGCCGATGATGGCGCTGGGGCTGTCCATTGCCTGCCTGGGCAACCGCCTGACGTTCGGTGCCCTGCTCGGGGCCGTGCTGTCTTTTGCAGGCGTGGTCGTGGTGGTCTCGGCTGGCAACCTGAGCGCACTCGTGGAACAGGGCATCAATCGCGGGGATGCGATGGTTCTGGTGGCGGCTGCCGCCTACGCCGTCTACAGCACCCTGCTGAAAAAGTGGCAGTTGTGCCTGCCGCCCTTGCAGTTGCTGTACCTGCAGATTCTGGTGGCAATCATTGTGCTGTTTCCGCTGTTCATTCTCTCGCCCAGAACCGGCCTGAACATGAGCAACATTCCCATGGTCCTGTATGCGGCCATTCCGACCTCGATGCTCGCGCCCTGGCTGTGGATGACTTCAATCATGCGACTGGGGCCCAGCCGCACGACGCTGTTCTTCAACCTCATGCCCATTGCTACCGCGCTGATCGCAGCCGCCTTTCTGGGCGAACGACTGGCGCTCTATCACTTGGCCGGCGGAGCCTTGACCCTGTGCGGAGTCATCCTGG